The region ttacaaaacttCATGTGAATTTCAAGCCCATTAAATCTCCATTCGGATGAATAATGGCAGATTGTGACTGTTGTTCCCACTGAAAAGCTCGTGATAAAACCCAGACAATGTGTCTCAGTGGCATATTATGTGCATGAAAATTATTGGTAATACTTTTGGGAGCATCCAAATGGTTTTTTGTTGCCCGAGACTCCAGATCCAGGCCTGCGTGTCGAGTCCACAGGGTCGAGTCAGACACGAGCAGAcgtacaaccacatcaaatgtcAGGTGCACGGAGTCCATatgaaaagaaagtttttcaCACATTGTAGGCTCAAAACCCAGTTGGGATATCACTGTGTACCCTTGAGCGAGCTACTTTACCAGAGTAAATATTTGGTCAGCTGTGTAAATGGGTGTTGTGtaaaagctgcagaagtgaACCGGCGGAGCAGGGATGGAGTCGAGGCTGAAAAGAAACGGCTCCACGGAGCTATTGACTTGTGAAAAATACATGGCTGATTAAATTACCTGTTAAGAGAGAAAGCACagagggacaaaaaaaatctaatgtaTATGAAATGAAATGTGGCACAAAGACTGATCTTTTTTATGGTGTGTATTCCAGccttttttaacacaaacacacatcagttTACATCTAACCTTTAATGTTTAACCAAGTCTAAACCCTCAAACCGCCCTTTGGTCAAACCAAAAGTGCGAACTGGCCAAAATGTCATCAGTCTTTTCAGGCCTGAAATTCAAACTAgtcctcaaacacacacacacagagtcaacATGTCTGAAAAACACCACTCAGCCCTCCTGGCCTCACCTACATTACCCAATTACACTCGCTTTGCTTGTAATGATTGTGTGGTCTGAATGATAGCCAGCCTGTTGTGTTGTTTCGTGCTTcatactgacacacacacacacacaaagtctgTTTGCGTCAGGGTGGATTTCCTCCCTGTGAGTTACAAGTAAAGACAGTGTCTCAATAAGCAGGGTGTAGAAAACGTCTGAGGCTGAAACACGACACTTTAATGATCTGGAGAGTTTCCAAAAGCTGCTCTCGCCCacgcactttttttttttttctttttccccctcctctttctctctcttgtgAAACTTTGGCTGCAATCAGCCCTGCAGAATAGACTTGTTTGTGTGCGGGAACAGTATGGACTTGGCTGAGAGAGCTCACCGAGCTTACAGTAAGAGGGTGTCTTCAGGCGGACGTGGAAGCCACAGTGGGTGGACACCCACACGAGACATTCCTTGCAGACAGAGagctgtaaacaaacacgtTTTGGCCCAGGGGGTCCTATAATTTTCTACGAAGTAAAAAAAGCAGagtagaaaacaaagaaaaacaacagatttgatTGCCCtaaagaatttaaatttatccgatttgatttaactttaaggatgttaacaaaaacatttttaaaaagtggaaatcTGAAAGGAGAGCTTATACTATTTTGGAAGTTATACAACAATCTTAGATAAATAACAGGAGCTGAATGCCAAAAGAAATCCAATCTGTCCAATCTCTGAAACAACTAATCAGATGAGTAATAATACTGACAGCATTTCCACAGATACAAACATCCAAGTGCCAATAAGaggtttatttaaattcagtcaatattatttaaaaaaagccttgaaATACCTTGGAAATTTTCTTTGTACAAATGCCTCATTAGTTGCCATGaaatgatctttaaaaaaaaagaaattccttCCTGctaaacatctgaaaacaagTAAGGCAAATTGGAAATGACTCATGTAGATCTCCAATACAAGCAGGGTTTTTTTCCTTGAAAATTCTGATATGCATTAAATTTACATACTGAAATCTGAGCgatgaaaataatatttacagtttCCTTCTTTGACAGTTGTGTCTCgtaacaaaaatctgaaaaaaaaaaaaaaaagaaaacgtggCAAATGGGGAGAAAACAGTTTATGAGACTAAAGCACTTCTTTGAGCTAATACATACAATCGCTACCTCAGATCAGTCTACAAatcaaaaaaagtgaaatttgaaCATATCAATTCCAACATTCCTCAAAAATTTGTTTAGTCATAAATATCTTTAGTGTTGCCTTTTATGACCTCACTGTATAGTGTCCTTTACTCTGCATGTTCTTAGTTTTTGACTTCACTAGTTTACAGCCACAGATCCACAGTGAGAAGAGAACAATGTGCCCCTTTTTGGTTCAAGGTGTGTATTCTTCTGCTACAATCAGCATTAAAATGAAGATATTTCCCCTCTTTTTGACATGGTGCGCTTTTGTATAAATGGACAAACCTCATGGCAATGTggtgattaataaaaaaagcttgcCATAAACTTGTCTGTAAGCTACATATGGTTGAATATCTAATAAACCtcagtttttataaatcctGAGATTATTATTACTTCTGCAGCCGGTACAAGAAAACTTCCTACACTTCTACTGAGCTGAGCTACTTTTATCAGAGCATGTATACCAGGTAGTTGAACCCACAGTTACAATtattttgacttcttttttttttttttttttttttacaataaagcaTTGTGGTGCTCAGGTTTGGATTATCTTCAGCTTCTATGTAACCCTGTCAAATACTGAAGGCAGAAACACTGAAGCTTCAACACTGTTCACAACATCTAACGAGTCAAaacaatgagaaaaaataaagttttgcgATTTTTATAGTAATCCAAGAAAAAGCTACTTCAATCTtcaacggaaaaaaaaaaagatcagcttGTGATGTTTCCCCAACGTGCAGCGAGAACATCAGCTGGAAGGTCACTTCTCAGGGAGCTCTTTTGACTCTGAATATTCATAAGCtctcaagtgtgtgtgtgtgtgtgtgtgtgtgtgtgtgtgtgtagctgctTCTCCATTGCATCAAAATCTCACACATTCGTCGGCAAGTGAAGAATGGTTAACAGTAAAGGTGAAACAAGGGTGACCTCTGCTGATTCAACTCAAAATAAGAGACCTTCATAAAACCGGAGACAAACGGGTTCAAGCACTGGGGTTTGGTTTTAGATgaggagagaaggaaaaacagaagtCCAGAGTATTTTCTTTCTCATGAATGAGCACATCAGTCCAGatgctgaggagagggaggcgCGGGGAAGTGGACTGGAGGGAGATGACGNCGGAGGAGCTTATTTTACCAGCCTTTTGGCCACGTCTGCATAGGCGATTTCTATCTCTTTGTCACTGGGGCAGGTGTTGGTGAACTCTTCGCGCGTGTAAGCATTGTTCAGGTACTTCCAGATGGCCGTCATCTCTTTGGGGATGTCAAAGCCTCTGTACTTCTTGGCCACGACCTGGAAACACAAAGTCGAGTTGAAATCCACAACGGCTGCTAGACCTGGAACCAAATTAGACACGCGGAAGAAAACTAAACGCAGGACTTTACAGTGAAACTGGTAAAGTCAACATCTTTAGCCCTGAGAAGTCCAATTATGTGAATTAGGTGCAAATCACTGCACTAAAATTGAGTGATTAAGAGCTGTTTATGCACCAAGTTCTTACCTTAACTATGTGTAGTTTTGGGAGCAGGTTACAGTCAGCCAGGGTCATTTCGTCTCCGTCCAAGAATTTACGGTTGGAGACCTTGATGTCCTCTATGCTGTTGTGGTCAATCTCATCAGGAAGTGGGGAGCGAAGGTACTCATCCAGTTTCTGCAGGGTCTTCAGCAAGCCACGCTCCAGAGCTGCAACAGATATTAGGAAGACCTTTTTACTGCATACAATTAAACCTTTATGCTGATGAACCACAAGGGGGCAGCATTTCATCAAGTACCGTGCAGTATAAGAATACAAAAAAGGAGGATTTAACTTTCTCCagtttaacaaaacttgctgTGTTTGTGATCAAAGTCTAATACAAAAAcctgcattcctttaaaaaaaagatggcaaaTGATTATACAGGAAATAGATGTTCCTCATTCCATATTTATCTACTGTTCATTCACAGGAGATTTCATTGTTAGGAAATATGACAtgaatgtaaataaactgaTGATTCAGCAGTTTAATATTGATCCATGAGATTCAGCCTCTGACTGTTGACACAGCCTTGACTTTCTCACCTCAGCTCACCATTGTTCAATATTTTCCTAAGCCAACTCAAATAAGatatattgtgttttaaagatcCAGCAAAGATCCTCCCAGAGAAACgatttcaaaaatatttcaacagaCTACAGATAAGAgtgagttttaaaagcaaaatgtaaagtcACTGATATGGACTTTATCTTTCTGTAAGATTTGAGCCACTTAAAGTAGGATGAGACCGTGTCGTCGATTTCACTCTCAGCACAGCTGGTGTGTGGTTTGCATGCAAGCTTCAGGTGAGACGGGGAGGACAggaggaaagagacaaacaaaagccCTGTGTTCCCGATTCAAGCTATGGTCCACCAATCAGGGCAGGGCTATCAAGGTCGCCTAGCAACCAGAGCACTCCCTTCACACTCCAAAAGATCTGTGTGTCTCAGCTCCGAACCGGTGCACCGACCTGCCCATGTGCGAGCGGAAAAGACTTACCCTCGTTCCCATCTGGTTTGGAGTTCTTGATGTACGCCGAGAACTTGGCGAAGATGTCCATACCGGCCGTGTTGGACTCGGGGTGCTTCGCACCAAGCTTGATGTACCTGAACGAGACGTGTACAAATCAACGCATGGAATGTGGAAACAGTGAGAGAGGACATCGAGGAATACAATAATCTGTTTCCGTGTCAACTCCCAATCAGATGCGCagatataaagttttaaaataatccttttaGTCTTAAAGAAGTGTGTGATAATCTAACAAACCAGTGAAATCCATAAAAGGCCTCTGCCCTTCCACTGGATCAtcaaagtgctttttaaagtcCAGCTCATGACAATAGTTCACTGCATTTAGTGCATAGGTGTGGCAGCCTACTATAACATGCATCAAAGAGCACTCACTTGGGCGGGCAAAGGACATCCTCGAGAAACTCCTCGATCTTGTTGACATCAGTTTTGACCTCGCCGTTGAACGTGATGAAGGGTGGGTGTGTGCCAGGAGCCAGGTTCTGGAGGTCCGCGGGCTTCCTGTTAAAGTGAGGAAGCAATAAAGCGCTGATGTAAGCAGGGTCAAGCTGGGGAAGTGGACCTAAAAGTCAAAGTGCCGTTCAAGCAAACAGCattaaaacataacaaacaattcccagaaagtaaaaaaataaagtggctgtcagattaaattaaagtaaaaagtgaATGTGTTGTGATTGTGGTAAACTTCTTTCA is a window of Kryptolebias marmoratus isolate JLee-2015 linkage group LG10, ASM164957v2, whole genome shotgun sequence DNA encoding:
- the clic4 gene encoding chloride intracellular channel protein 4 — its product is MSLSVPQNGVKADSEPVIELFVKAGSDGESIGNCPFSQRLFMILWLKGVVFNVTTVDLKRKPADLQNLAPGTHPPFITFNGEVKTDVNKIEEFLEDVLCPPKYIKLGAKHPESNTAGMDIFAKFSAYIKNSKPDGNEALERGLLKTLQKLDEYLRSPLPDEIDHNSIEDIKVSNRKFLDGDEMTLADCNLLPKLHIVKVVAKKYRGFDIPKEMTAIWKYLNNAYTREEFTNTCPSDKEIEIAYADVAKRLVK